One window from the genome of Rhodococcus sp. ABRD24 encodes:
- a CDS encoding potassium channel family protein: MLGRLSSRFRNSDRLTERPDFALVGVLRVPELQTSPARAIARRVSYALTALALAVLVVYIDRDGYQDAQENQLSLLDCIYYATVSLSTTGYGDITPITPEARLINVLIVTPLRIFFLIVLVGTTLSALTESSRQAFKIQRWRHRVRNHTVVVGFGTKGRTAIDAMLGDGILPSDIVVVDTDQVVLDAAAALGLVTVHGSATKSDVLRLAGVQNAASIIVAANRDDTAVLVTLTARELAPKAKIVAAIRETDNAHLLRQSGADSVVVSSETAGRLLGIARTTPSVVEMVEDLLTPEAGFAIAEREVERDEVGGSPRHLSDIVLGVVRGGRLLRVGSPEVDAVEADDRLLYIRRVSR; encoded by the coding sequence ATGCTCGGTAGGTTGAGCTCGCGGTTCCGGAATTCGGACAGGCTGACGGAGCGCCCGGATTTCGCCCTCGTGGGCGTGCTCAGGGTGCCGGAGCTACAGACGAGCCCTGCCCGCGCGATCGCGCGCCGTGTGTCCTATGCCCTCACGGCTCTCGCGCTCGCGGTGCTGGTTGTCTACATCGACCGCGACGGCTACCAGGATGCGCAGGAGAACCAGCTGTCGCTGCTGGACTGTATCTACTACGCCACGGTGTCCCTGTCGACCACGGGGTACGGCGATATCACCCCGATCACCCCGGAGGCGCGACTGATCAATGTTCTGATCGTCACGCCGCTCCGCATCTTCTTTCTCATCGTCCTGGTCGGAACCACGCTCTCCGCGCTCACCGAGAGTTCCCGTCAGGCATTCAAGATTCAGCGTTGGAGGCACCGCGTGCGCAACCACACCGTCGTCGTCGGGTTCGGTACCAAGGGTCGCACCGCGATCGACGCCATGCTCGGCGACGGCATCCTCCCCTCGGACATTGTGGTGGTCGACACCGACCAGGTGGTGCTCGACGCAGCCGCTGCTCTCGGTCTGGTGACCGTCCACGGTTCGGCCACCAAGTCCGACGTGCTGCGACTGGCCGGCGTGCAGAACGCCGCGTCGATCATCGTCGCTGCAAACCGCGACGACACCGCAGTGCTGGTCACGCTCACCGCCCGTGAGCTTGCGCCGAAGGCAAAGATCGTGGCGGCCATCCGAGAGACGGACAACGCGCACCTGCTCCGCCAGTCCGGTGCCGACTCGGTGGTGGTGTCCTCGGAGACCGCGGGACGGCTGCTCGGCATCGCCCGCACCACGCCGAGTGTCGTGGAGATGGTTGAGGACCTGCTCACGCCCGAGGCCGGGTTCGCCATCGCCGAACGTGAGGTCGAGCGCGACGAGGTCGGTGGATCGCCGCGCCACCTGTCGGACATCGTCCTCGGTGTCGTGCGCGGCGGTCGGTTGCTGCGGGTGGGCTCGCCGGAGGTCGACGCGGTGGAGGCCGACGACCGCCTGCTCTACATCCGGCGCGTCAGCC
- a CDS encoding ATP-dependent DNA helicase, which yields MSTHRVSPVQLAEALGQFPPTAEQAAVIEAPLGPTLVVAGAGAGKTETMAARVVWLVANGLVEPEQVLGLTFTRKAAQQLTTRIRQRLAKLAGSALVRDLDPSGGLRARILGSEPEVSTYHSYAGRLLSEHGLLLPIEPSATLLSETELWQLAYRVVSAWDGDLDTDRNPASITESVLALSGQLAEHLVAPEDLREAHTELDKLIHTLPAGPKQRGKPSKGLLDILEAQHQRLDLLPLVQRLADTLRRESALDFGSQMSLAARVASEHPEVGRSERERFRVVLLDEYQDTGHAQRVLLSSLFGGGEDAGLALTAVGDPMQSIYGWRGASAANLPRFATDFPLADGSPAPKLELLTSWRNPPEALALANMVSDPLRDKGVAVSMLRARPGAVPGDVRLALLDDIEVERAWVADRIAEQYAAARAAGEAPPTVAVLVRRNADAAPIADELRARDLAVEVVGLGGLLHTPEVADVVAMLRLVADPMAGSAAVRVLTGARWQLGASDLRALWKRAGELGIRTGYGTAGAVSDSAALNEALDSALPGEHSEQAGLADALADPGPAQRYSESGYVRICAVAAELASLRERLGQPLTELVAEVERVIGIGIEAQARTRTGVVGGAGREHLDAFADVVSGYASRSSATLTGLLSFLSAAEHVENGLAPGEIEVAPDRVQVLTVHSAKGLEWEVVAVPHLTAGVFPSSTAAATWLGSVAELPTALRGDRAYDGESADGVPVLDLENVCDRKDLEDVIKAHKAALSSRRLDEDRRLLYVALTRTERALFVSGHYWAESGAEPKGPSPFLLELEALVSAAEGPALGVIDVWAPVPEPGSENPLTAVPRSALWPRDPLGHRRADVEHGAQLVRAALAGLDGSAASTGAGPGEEDDPDNWAADVDALLAERAARSHIRAEVELPAQLSVSQLVDLAADPDELAARLRRPLPYPPNPLARRGTAFHAWVEQRFGATRLLDLDELPGAADSGASAETELSLLQDAFLRSQWADRSPVEVEVPFETSVAGTVLRGRIDAVFADPDGGWTVIDWKTGAEPSAADEHAVVMQLAAYRLAWAELMAARRSHITGAPVELPLEKVRAAFHYVRTGRTIAPENLPDADELARLVSTAGAEVPADG from the coding sequence ATGAGCACACACAGGGTCAGTCCGGTTCAGTTGGCGGAGGCCCTCGGTCAGTTCCCGCCCACCGCGGAACAGGCCGCGGTCATCGAGGCACCCCTCGGCCCCACGCTGGTGGTTGCGGGCGCCGGCGCAGGCAAGACGGAGACGATGGCCGCGCGCGTGGTGTGGCTGGTTGCCAACGGGCTGGTCGAGCCCGAACAGGTTCTGGGCCTGACCTTCACCCGCAAGGCTGCGCAGCAGCTCACCACCCGCATCCGGCAGCGGCTCGCGAAGCTCGCCGGCTCGGCACTGGTACGCGACCTGGACCCGAGTGGTGGACTGCGGGCCCGCATCCTCGGCAGCGAGCCCGAGGTGAGCACCTACCACTCGTATGCGGGACGGCTGTTGTCCGAGCACGGGCTACTGCTGCCGATCGAGCCGTCGGCGACGCTGCTGTCCGAGACCGAGCTGTGGCAGCTGGCATACCGCGTGGTCAGCGCGTGGGACGGCGATCTGGATACCGACCGCAACCCGGCGTCGATCACGGAATCGGTGCTCGCGCTGTCGGGGCAGCTCGCCGAGCACCTCGTCGCGCCCGAGGATCTGCGTGAGGCGCACACCGAACTGGACAAATTGATCCACACGCTGCCCGCCGGGCCGAAGCAACGTGGCAAGCCGTCGAAGGGACTGCTCGACATTCTCGAGGCCCAGCATCAGCGCCTGGACTTGCTGCCCCTGGTCCAGCGGCTGGCCGACACCCTGCGCCGGGAGAGCGCGCTCGACTTCGGTAGTCAGATGTCGCTCGCGGCGCGGGTCGCGTCCGAGCACCCAGAGGTCGGCCGCAGTGAGCGCGAACGGTTCCGGGTGGTGTTGCTCGACGAGTACCAGGACACCGGGCACGCGCAGCGGGTGCTGCTGTCGTCGCTGTTCGGTGGCGGCGAGGACGCGGGGCTCGCACTCACCGCAGTGGGTGACCCCATGCAGTCGATCTACGGCTGGCGTGGTGCGTCCGCCGCCAACCTGCCGCGGTTCGCGACTGATTTCCCTCTGGCCGACGGCTCGCCTGCCCCGAAGCTCGAGTTGCTCACCAGTTGGCGCAATCCGCCGGAGGCCCTGGCGCTGGCAAACATGGTGTCGGACCCGTTGCGGGACAAGGGTGTCGCGGTGAGCATGCTCAGGGCCCGGCCGGGCGCGGTGCCGGGCGATGTGCGGCTGGCGCTGCTCGACGACATCGAAGTCGAGCGAGCATGGGTAGCCGACCGGATCGCCGAACAGTACGCCGCGGCGCGCGCTGCCGGGGAGGCCCCGCCGACCGTGGCGGTGTTGGTGCGGCGCAACGCGGATGCGGCGCCGATCGCCGACGAACTGCGGGCCCGGGATCTGGCGGTGGAGGTGGTGGGCCTCGGCGGCCTGTTGCACACTCCCGAGGTCGCGGACGTCGTGGCGATGCTGCGACTGGTGGCCGATCCGATGGCAGGCAGTGCCGCGGTACGGGTGCTCACCGGGGCGCGCTGGCAGCTCGGGGCGTCCGATCTCCGGGCCCTGTGGAAGCGTGCGGGCGAGCTCGGTATCCGGACGGGCTACGGCACTGCCGGTGCCGTCTCGGACAGTGCGGCGCTGAACGAGGCGCTCGACAGCGCGCTGCCCGGCGAACACTCCGAACAGGCAGGGCTCGCCGACGCACTGGCCGATCCTGGCCCGGCGCAGCGATATTCGGAGTCAGGGTACGTTCGGATCTGCGCGGTGGCCGCCGAACTCGCCTCGCTGCGCGAGCGGCTCGGTCAGCCGCTCACCGAGTTGGTCGCCGAGGTGGAGCGGGTCATCGGGATCGGGATCGAAGCACAGGCCCGGACTCGAACCGGCGTTGTCGGTGGTGCCGGCCGCGAACACCTCGATGCGTTTGCGGACGTGGTCTCCGGGTACGCGAGCCGCTCGTCGGCAACGCTTACCGGACTGCTGTCGTTTCTCTCCGCGGCCGAGCATGTCGAGAACGGGCTTGCGCCCGGCGAGATCGAGGTGGCGCCTGACCGCGTCCAGGTCCTCACCGTGCACTCGGCGAAGGGGCTCGAGTGGGAGGTTGTGGCGGTGCCGCACCTCACCGCCGGTGTTTTCCCGTCGTCGACCGCGGCGGCCACGTGGCTGGGCTCGGTCGCGGAATTGCCGACCGCCTTGCGCGGCGACCGCGCGTACGACGGCGAGTCTGCGGACGGGGTGCCGGTACTCGATCTCGAGAATGTCTGTGATCGTAAGGATCTCGAGGACGTGATCAAGGCGCACAAGGCGGCGCTGTCGTCTCGCCGACTCGACGAGGATCGCCGACTGCTCTACGTCGCGCTCACCCGGACCGAGCGTGCACTGTTCGTCTCCGGCCACTACTGGGCCGAGTCGGGGGCCGAACCGAAGGGGCCATCGCCATTCCTGCTAGAGCTGGAAGCGCTCGTCTCAGCTGCGGAGGGTCCGGCGCTCGGTGTCATCGACGTGTGGGCGCCCGTACCCGAGCCGGGCAGCGAGAATCCGCTGACTGCGGTGCCTCGCTCTGCGCTGTGGCCGCGGGACCCGCTGGGTCACCGTCGCGCCGATGTCGAGCATGGTGCACAACTGGTGCGTGCCGCTCTCGCCGGACTCGATGGATCCGCTGCGAGTACCGGTGCAGGCCCCGGCGAGGAGGACGATCCCGACAATTGGGCGGCGGATGTCGATGCGCTGCTCGCCGAGCGGGCGGCCCGGTCGCACATTCGGGCCGAGGTGGAGTTGCCGGCTCAGCTCTCCGTGAGCCAGTTGGTGGATCTGGCGGCTGACCCGGACGAGTTGGCGGCGCGGTTGCGCCGGCCGTTGCCGTACCCGCCGAACCCGTTGGCCCGCCGCGGCACCGCGTTCCATGCATGGGTGGAGCAGCGTTTCGGAGCGACCCGTCTACTCGACCTGGATGAGCTGCCCGGGGCCGCCGACTCCGGTGCGAGCGCCGAGACCGAACTGTCTCTGCTCCAGGACGCCTTTCTCCGCTCACAGTGGGCGGATCGCAGCCCGGTGGAGGTGGAGGTGCCGTTCGAGACTTCGGTCGCCGGGACGGTGCTACGTGGCCGGATCGATGCGGTGTTTGCGGACCCGGACGGTGGATGGACCGTGATCGACTGGAAGACCGGCGCCGAACCGTCCGCCGCGGACGAGCACGCGGTTGTGATGCAGTTGGCCGCCTACCGGTTGGCATGGGCGGAGCTGATGGCGGCGCGCCGGTCCCACATCACCGGGGCCCCGGTGGAGTTACCGCTGGAGAAGGTGCGTGCCGCGTTCCACTACGTGCGCACCGGGCGGACTATCGCCCCGGAGAACCTTCCCGATGCGGACGAGCTCGCGCGGCTCGTCAGCACCGCCGGAGCCGAGGTGCCGGCCGACGGCTGA
- a CDS encoding ATP-dependent DNA helicase encodes MTEPGARTRLSTPGARLIGRQFVKSPVRTWPAAAARVLTGAPPGRGWHPWQILGGPGTGKTSLVVDAAVARIAAGADPESVLVLTQSRRAATAIREQITTGLLEGAPEPGPAARPRATREPLVRTVHSYAFAVLRLQAAAHGNPPPRLITGSEQDAVLRELLRGDIADGGAMWPDRIRPALGMSGFAVELRNLMLRANERGLGPEDLAELGRAHGRPEWVAAGRFAMNYEQGMLLRGAVGMEAPEATAPALDAAELITAALTAFATDPVLLQRERVRVRHLLVDDAQHLDPQAAQLVRLIGTGTAMTAVAGDPDQSIFAFRGADPSFLADLAGRGEPAQVVLDTNFRAAPEVAAVTARIAARLPGNPPHRGFTVAEDPGPDPGRAVIRVLSTPAKEAALVADTLRRAHLLDGVPWSQMAIVVRSVPRVLPPLRRALLAAGVPVTTAASELPLARQHGVAGLLLVLRALVGGEFTGEDALALLSGPVGGAEPVSLRRLRRGLRRVELASGGDRDSSDLLRAIIVDGPEAPDVAHLLPGLTDVESLSLRRVLKVLRRARVPLQRGRGVEEVLWAVWQATGLERRWAAASAHGGPIGAQADRDLDAVVALFDAAANYVDRLPRAQLGGFVDYLVEQAIPGPARSRTVIAQESVTVLSAHSAAGRQWQVVAVAGVQEGLWPSLGARGSLLRTEDLIEITSGMGEVEPTLSRTAPLLAEERRLFLVACSRARSSLLVTAVDSSSGDAELVRSRFVDDLLRGEDGSDDADVTPIEFENPRVLALPALVAELRSVVCDPGVAATDPARQQRAAHQLARLAQAGVRGAHPDRWYGTLEPSSDLALWNPADGPVALSPSTIELINSCPLRWMFERHGGSDGDNTHAIAGTLVHTLVQAVAGRIPPDQVDRALESAWDAVDLGSQWYSRRELERTRRMLDAFAAWLSTTRSELTEIGVEVEVDGVLEPRAEGDPQVRIRGRIDRLERDPDGRPVIVDVKTAKTAVTKEQAQQHAQLAAYQVAAAKGAIVGEPASPPGGARLVFVAKPHNREGATQRIQAPLDDDSIAQWEDAIHDAASATRGPTFIARINDGCRHCPVVSSCPAHDEGRQVTAE; translated from the coding sequence ATGACCGAACCGGGCGCACGCACTCGACTGTCGACGCCCGGTGCGCGCCTGATCGGGCGGCAGTTCGTGAAGTCTCCGGTACGGACGTGGCCGGCCGCCGCGGCGCGGGTCCTGACCGGTGCCCCGCCCGGCCGCGGTTGGCATCCGTGGCAGATTCTCGGCGGGCCGGGTACGGGCAAGACGTCTCTGGTGGTCGACGCGGCGGTCGCGCGGATCGCAGCCGGTGCAGATCCCGAATCGGTGCTGGTGCTGACGCAGTCTCGGCGGGCGGCGACGGCGATCCGGGAACAGATCACCACCGGGCTGCTGGAGGGGGCGCCGGAGCCGGGTCCCGCGGCACGCCCTCGGGCCACCCGGGAACCGCTGGTGCGGACGGTGCACTCCTACGCCTTCGCGGTGCTGCGCCTGCAGGCCGCCGCACACGGCAACCCGCCGCCGCGGCTCATCACCGGTTCCGAGCAGGACGCAGTGCTGCGTGAGTTGCTGCGCGGCGACATCGCCGACGGTGGCGCCATGTGGCCGGATCGGATACGGCCGGCGCTGGGCATGTCCGGTTTTGCGGTGGAGTTGCGGAATCTGATGCTGCGGGCGAACGAGCGCGGCCTTGGGCCGGAGGACCTCGCCGAGCTGGGCAGAGCACACGGGCGCCCGGAGTGGGTCGCGGCGGGCCGATTCGCGATGAACTATGAGCAGGGCATGCTGCTACGCGGAGCGGTAGGGATGGAGGCCCCCGAGGCTACGGCCCCCGCACTCGATGCCGCCGAACTGATCACCGCCGCCCTCACTGCCTTCGCCACCGATCCGGTTCTGCTGCAACGGGAACGGGTGCGCGTGCGGCACCTACTGGTCGACGACGCACAGCACCTCGATCCGCAGGCGGCGCAGCTGGTGCGGCTGATCGGCACCGGAACCGCGATGACGGCGGTCGCCGGCGATCCGGACCAGTCGATCTTCGCGTTCCGTGGCGCTGACCCGAGCTTCCTCGCTGATCTTGCCGGCCGCGGGGAGCCCGCACAGGTCGTCCTCGACACCAATTTTCGGGCCGCTCCCGAAGTAGCGGCGGTTACCGCTCGGATTGCCGCACGGCTGCCGGGCAATCCGCCGCATCGCGGCTTCACCGTGGCCGAGGACCCCGGCCCCGATCCGGGCCGCGCGGTGATACGGGTGCTGTCGACACCGGCGAAGGAGGCGGCGCTGGTGGCCGACACACTGCGCCGCGCGCATCTGCTCGACGGCGTGCCGTGGTCGCAGATGGCAATCGTCGTGCGTTCGGTGCCACGGGTGCTGCCGCCGCTGCGGCGGGCATTGCTCGCAGCCGGGGTACCGGTTACGACCGCGGCCAGCGAATTGCCCCTCGCCCGGCAACATGGGGTGGCCGGGTTGCTGCTGGTGCTGCGCGCGCTGGTGGGTGGCGAGTTCACGGGGGAGGATGCTCTGGCGCTGCTGTCGGGGCCGGTGGGCGGCGCGGAGCCGGTGAGCCTACGTCGGCTGCGGCGCGGTCTGCGGCGCGTCGAGCTGGCGTCGGGTGGTGACCGTGACTCGTCGGATCTGCTTCGGGCGATCATCGTCGACGGGCCAGAGGCCCCCGATGTCGCGCATCTGCTGCCGGGCCTCACAGACGTCGAATCCCTGTCGTTGAGACGGGTGCTCAAGGTCCTGCGGCGTGCCAGGGTCCCACTGCAGCGCGGCCGTGGCGTCGAGGAGGTGCTGTGGGCGGTATGGCAGGCCACGGGCCTCGAGCGTCGCTGGGCCGCGGCATCCGCTCATGGCGGGCCGATCGGTGCGCAGGCCGACCGCGACCTCGACGCCGTTGTCGCGCTGTTCGACGCTGCCGCGAACTACGTAGACCGTCTGCCCCGTGCACAGCTCGGCGGGTTCGTGGACTACCTCGTAGAACAGGCCATTCCCGGCCCGGCCCGCTCGCGGACGGTGATTGCGCAGGAGTCGGTGACCGTCCTGAGCGCCCACTCGGCAGCCGGCCGGCAATGGCAGGTGGTCGCGGTGGCCGGGGTGCAGGAGGGTCTGTGGCCGAGCCTCGGTGCGCGCGGCAGCCTGCTGCGCACAGAGGACCTGATCGAGATCACGAGCGGGATGGGGGAGGTGGAACCGACGTTGTCGCGCACCGCGCCACTCCTCGCGGAGGAGCGGCGGCTGTTCCTGGTGGCGTGTAGTCGCGCGCGCAGCTCGCTGCTGGTGACCGCGGTGGATTCGTCGAGTGGCGATGCCGAACTGGTCCGCTCCCGGTTCGTCGACGATCTGCTGCGCGGCGAGGACGGCAGCGACGACGCCGACGTCACGCCGATCGAGTTCGAGAATCCGCGGGTGCTGGCATTGCCTGCACTGGTTGCCGAACTACGGAGCGTCGTGTGCGATCCCGGTGTTGCGGCCACCGATCCGGCCCGACAGCAGCGGGCTGCGCATCAGCTCGCGCGTCTCGCTCAGGCCGGGGTGCGGGGTGCCCACCCGGACCGGTGGTACGGCACGCTCGAACCGAGTTCGGATCTGGCGCTGTGGAATCCGGCGGATGGCCCGGTCGCCCTGTCTCCGTCGACGATCGAACTCATCAACAGTTGCCCGCTGCGCTGGATGTTCGAACGGCACGGCGGCAGCGACGGGGACAACACACATGCGATCGCTGGCACGCTCGTGCACACGCTGGTTCAGGCGGTCGCTGGCCGGATCCCGCCCGACCAGGTGGACCGCGCGCTCGAGAGTGCTTGGGACGCGGTGGATCTGGGATCGCAGTGGTACTCGAGGCGTGAGCTGGAACGGACTCGCCGAATGCTCGACGCCTTCGCGGCGTGGCTGAGCACGACGCGTTCCGAACTCACCGAGATCGGCGTAGAGGTCGAGGTCGACGGTGTGCTCGAGCCGCGCGCAGAGGGCGATCCGCAGGTGCGGATCCGCGGCCGTATCGACCGGCTCGAACGCGATCCCGACGGCCGTCCCGTGATCGTCGACGTGAAGACCGCGAAGACAGCGGTGACGAAGGAACAGGCGCAGCAGCACGCTCAACTAGCGGCATATCAGGTTGCCGCCGCGAAGGGCGCGATCGTCGGCGAGCCGGCATCCCCGCCCGGCGGGGCACGGCTCGTGTTCGTGGCCAAGCCGCACAACAGGGAGGGCGCAACCCAGCGGATCCAGGCGCCGCTCGACGACGACTCGATCGCGCAGTGGGAGGACGCGATCCACGATGCGGCTTCGGCGACCCGGGGGCCGACCTTCATCGCGCGGATCAACGATGGATGCAGGCACTGCCCGGTGGTCTCGAGCTGTCCGGCGCATGACGAGGGACGGCAGGTGACGGCGGAATGA
- a CDS encoding alpha/beta hydrolase, translating to MRGLHTYLFGAPGAPEVLAVHGLTGHGRRWEDLGTGLLSDTRIIAPDLRGHGRSPWTPPWGIDTHVADLIEVLDEHATGPVVVVAHSYGGAIALHLAKSAPERVRGLVLLDPAIGLPPETMGRIAELVIAHPDYTDAAEARSEKVHGAWADVPAAALDADLAEHLVELENGRVGWRMSIPAVVASWGEMARDFVVPPPGTPTVLVQAMRVQPPYVTAEFRAALAETLGPDLTLADLDCDHMVAHAEPDEVAMLVRKLL from the coding sequence ATGCGCGGTCTCCACACATATCTGTTCGGCGCTCCCGGAGCGCCCGAGGTGCTCGCGGTCCACGGGCTGACGGGGCATGGTCGACGGTGGGAGGACCTCGGGACCGGCCTGCTCAGCGACACCCGGATCATCGCGCCCGACCTCCGTGGTCACGGCCGCTCGCCATGGACGCCGCCGTGGGGCATCGACACGCACGTCGCCGATCTGATCGAGGTCCTCGACGAGCACGCGACCGGGCCCGTCGTGGTGGTCGCCCACTCGTACGGCGGCGCGATCGCGTTGCATCTCGCAAAGTCGGCGCCGGAGCGGGTGCGCGGCCTCGTCCTGCTCGATCCCGCGATCGGGCTGCCGCCCGAGACGATGGGGCGCATCGCCGAACTCGTCATCGCACATCCGGACTACACGGATGCCGCGGAGGCCCGCTCGGAGAAGGTCCACGGCGCGTGGGCCGACGTGCCCGCGGCCGCGCTCGATGCCGACCTCGCCGAGCATCTGGTCGAACTGGAGAACGGCCGCGTCGGCTGGCGCATGTCCATCCCCGCGGTCGTCGCGTCGTGGGGCGAGATGGCCCGCGACTTCGTCGTGCCGCCGCCCGGCACACCCACCGTCCTGGTACAGGCGATGCGCGTCCAGCCGCCGTACGTGACGGCCGAGTTCCGGGCCGCTCTCGCCGAGACGCTCGGCCCTGATCTGACGCTCGCCGACCTCGATTGCGACCACATGGTCGCGCACGCCGAACCCGACGAGGTCGCCATGCTCGTCCGCAAGCTGCTGTAG
- a CDS encoding MGMT family protein: MAATTEEQIERVRELVASIPPGTVATYGDIASAAALSSPRTVGWIMRTDAVDLPWHRVLGASGRPAAHLAHRQLARLELEGVPIRDGRVDLAAARHRF; encoded by the coding sequence GTGGCGGCCACTACCGAGGAACAGATCGAACGAGTCCGCGAGCTGGTCGCTTCCATTCCCCCGGGCACCGTCGCCACCTACGGCGACATCGCTTCGGCTGCAGCGCTTTCCAGTCCTCGGACAGTGGGCTGGATCATGCGGACCGATGCGGTAGATCTGCCGTGGCACCGGGTGCTGGGTGCCTCCGGACGGCCGGCGGCCCACCTCGCCCACCGCCAGTTGGCGAGGCTCGAACTCGAAGGCGTCCCGATCCGCGACGGTCGGGTGGACCTCGCGGCGGCCCGGCACCGGTTCTGA
- a CDS encoding NTP transferase domain-containing protein — MTTFDAIILAGGRANRMGGVDKPAIAVGGRRMLDTVLEAAADSSRVVVVGPHRDDLNPRILQTQETPIGSGPVSAVAAGLASLSGPDDELVVILAADLPFIDRASVSALVSALAEDAVADASFAVDPAGRMQFLLSVWRRAALTERLDALAGRENQPMKALIPDRHVTLACSGATDCDTPADVERARSVHIPEPMDIAEARSAIREALAPLPIREVRIVDALGAALATPLVAAEALPRFDVSAMDGYAVSGPGPWRLRDEICYAGSSSALSLDDGDAVRIATGAQVPVGSTTVVRDEFVDIATDSVGRMVVLRSGSPVRDDTRRRGEDWQPGHHLAEAGTTISPAVVSAATSAEVTLAAVRGPVRAHVVVTGDEIRRDGPLLDGQTRDSLGPILPNVLSHCGVRTVADTHLRDTADGFDTVLRDCRDADLIVVVGATGGGAADQLRTALLRAGARVIVERVRCRPGGSQVTALMPDGRVVLGLPGNPLAALSTLLVMLPAIVDGLTARTSTAPMTGAVVNAAAAGTAVTRIVPAARQANGTWRADTVVRTAHLAGLIGREALALLPPHPIDEQTVELLFLPE, encoded by the coding sequence ATGACCACTTTCGACGCGATCATCCTGGCCGGTGGCCGCGCCAACCGGATGGGCGGCGTGGACAAACCGGCAATCGCCGTCGGCGGACGCCGAATGCTGGATACCGTCCTCGAAGCCGCGGCCGACAGCTCCCGGGTCGTTGTCGTCGGACCGCACCGCGACGACTTGAATCCACGCATACTGCAGACACAGGAAACGCCGATCGGGTCGGGTCCGGTGTCGGCTGTGGCTGCCGGGCTGGCATCTCTATCCGGACCGGACGACGAGCTCGTGGTGATCCTCGCGGCGGACCTGCCGTTCATCGACCGTGCCTCCGTCTCGGCGCTCGTCTCAGCCCTCGCCGAGGATGCCGTCGCGGACGCATCGTTCGCGGTCGACCCGGCCGGGCGCATGCAGTTCTTGCTCAGCGTATGGCGTCGGGCAGCGCTGACTGAGCGCCTCGATGCACTCGCCGGCCGGGAGAATCAGCCGATGAAGGCGCTCATTCCCGATCGTCACGTCACACTCGCGTGCTCGGGGGCCACCGACTGCGACACCCCTGCAGACGTCGAGCGGGCCCGCTCAGTACACATTCCGGAACCGATGGACATCGCCGAGGCACGTTCGGCGATCCGAGAAGCGCTGGCTCCCCTTCCGATTCGCGAGGTCCGGATTGTCGACGCGCTCGGTGCGGCGCTCGCGACGCCACTCGTCGCCGCCGAGGCCCTACCCCGATTCGATGTCTCCGCGATGGACGGCTACGCCGTGTCCGGACCGGGGCCGTGGCGGCTGCGAGACGAGATTTGTTACGCCGGATCGTCGTCGGCACTGTCCCTGGACGATGGCGACGCGGTTCGCATCGCGACCGGCGCCCAGGTACCAGTCGGCTCGACGACCGTAGTCCGCGACGAGTTCGTCGACATTGCAACGGATTCCGTCGGAAGAATGGTCGTGCTCCGATCCGGCTCCCCAGTGCGCGACGACACCCGACGGCGCGGCGAGGACTGGCAGCCCGGCCATCACCTCGCGGAGGCCGGGACCACCATATCTCCCGCGGTGGTGTCGGCAGCCACGAGCGCCGAGGTCACATTGGCTGCCGTGCGCGGCCCGGTGCGGGCTCACGTCGTAGTGACCGGCGACGAGATCCGGCGCGACGGACCCCTACTGGACGGACAGACCCGCGACTCCCTCGGCCCGATCCTTCCAAATGTACTGTCCCACTGCGGAGTCCGAACCGTTGCCGACACCCACCTACGCGACACCGCGGACGGGTTCGACACCGTACTGCGCGATTGTCGGGACGCCGACCTGATCGTGGTGGTCGGCGCAACCGGGGGCGGCGCCGCAGATCAGCTGCGGACAGCCCTGCTACGGGCCGGCGCCCGGGTGATTGTCGAGCGCGTTCGGTGCCGTCCCGGCGGCTCCCAGGTCACAGCACTGATGCCGGACGGTCGCGTCGTCCTCGGGCTACCCGGCAACCCCCTGGCGGCGTTGTCGACCCTGCTGGTGATGCTGCCCGCAATCGTCGACGGCCTCACTGCCCGGACGTCGACGGCGCCGATGACCGGCGCGGTGGTCAACGCCGCAGCGGCCGGGACCGCCGTCACGAGAATCGTGCCCGCCGCGCGGCAGGCGAACGGGACCTGGCGCGCCGACACTGTCGTTCGCACGGCGCATCTCGCTGGACTGATCGGGCGCGAGGCACTCGCACTCCTCCCACCACATCCCATCGACGAACAGACCGTCGAATTGCTCTTTTTACCTGAGTGA
- a CDS encoding PLDc N-terminal domain-containing protein, translating into MPYLGLIVMILWIVCLVDVIVAEEHQVRNIPKIAWVIVVLLLPLVGSVLWLVAGRPEGGMGGHRRPASPSAFPEYDRPGRQIAQQSEADEEFLRRCRERAEEQRRIGRQQRGDGHS; encoded by the coding sequence ATGCCGTATCTAGGTCTGATCGTGATGATCCTGTGGATCGTCTGTCTGGTCGACGTCATCGTTGCTGAAGAGCACCAGGTTCGGAACATTCCGAAGATCGCCTGGGTGATCGTCGTCCTGCTGCTTCCGCTCGTCGGGTCGGTGCTCTGGCTGGTTGCCGGGCGGCCCGAGGGTGGGATGGGTGGCCACCGGCGCCCTGCGTCTCCGTCCGCCTTCCCGGAGTACGACCGGCCGGGTCGGCAGATTGCGCAGCAGTCGGAGGCGGACGAAGAGTTTCTGCGTCGCTGTCGCGAACGGGCGGAGGAACAACGCCGCATCGGACGTCAGCAGCGCGGGGATGGACACAGCTAG